A stretch of Antennarius striatus isolate MH-2024 chromosome 6, ASM4005453v1, whole genome shotgun sequence DNA encodes these proteins:
- the tbx4 gene encoding T-box transcription factor TBX4 isoform X2, giving the protein MFPGYKVKVTGMNPKTKYILLIDIVPADDHRYKFCDNKWMVAGKAEPAMPGRLYVHPDSPATGAHWMRQLVSFQKLKLTNNHLDPFGHIILNSMHKYQPRLHIVKADENNAFGSKNTAYCTHVFHETAFISVTSYQNHKITQLKIENNPFAKGFRGSEEGDLRVSRLQGKEYPAISKNMVRQRLISSHSHLAGKLGAGVLTGHSQVLSSYQYETGAPLTNSDSQESISNHFPQSREPSLLYHCFKHRDNARHLELGCKRPYLETSSAVSEEHYFRTAPSYESPLLSHPYCTEAISSRQACMYGSMETESGSGAGDSEDLTNSSSINCNMWATMQPYPRYSVEGVPYQPFTAHFTNTATVTPVVPHPPSSMASRPPADLGAYDSAAVQRGLPIIPPSSSSSCSPAVLGTRDRSDHPSPYHKKPGSPLRPHRNFPAYPTQGTLPIRDPSYQYQVGLSNAGTHWTDS; this is encoded by the exons ATGTTTCCTGGCTACAAGGTGAAGGTGACTGGCATGAACCCCAAAACCAAATACATCCTCCTCATTGACATCGTCCCAGCTGATGACCATCGCTATAAGTTCTGTGATAACAAGTG GATGGTGGCTGGGAAGGCTGAACCAGCAATGCCAGGCAGACTTTACGTCCACCCTGACTCCCCGGCCACAGGAGCCCATTGGATGAGGCAGCTGGTGTCCTTCCAGAAGCTCAAACTAACCAACAACCATCTGGACCCTTTTGGGCAC ATCATCTTGAACTCTATGCACAAATACCAGCCCAGACTCCACATCGTcaaagcagatgaaaacaacgCCTTTGGATCCAAGAACACCGCCTACTGCACTCATGTCTTTCACGAGACGGCCTTCATCTCGGTGACCTCCTATCAGAACCATAAG ATCACTCAGCTGAAGATAGAAAACAACCCATTTGCCAAAGGATTCCGAGGTAGTGAAGAAGGAGACCTCCGTGTTTCAAGACTACAGGG AAAAGAATATCCTGCAATCTCAAAGAATATGGTTCGACAGAGGCTCATCTCCTCGCATAGTCATCTGGCCGGGAAGCTTGGTGCAGGCGTTCTCACAGGGCACTCTCAAGTCCTGTCGTCATATCAGTACGAGACCGGGGCTCCTTTGACTAACTCCGACTCCCAAGAGTCTATCTCCAACCACTTCCCCCAGAGCAGAGAGCCCAGCCTCCTGTACCACTGCTTCAAACACCGAG ATAACGCCCGACACCTTGAGCTGGGATGTAAGCGGCCATACCTGGAGACGTCTTCTGCGGTGTCAGAGGAGCATTACTTTCGTACAGCTCCCTCTTATGAGTCGCCTCTACTGTCCCATCCTTACTGCACAGAGGCCATCAGCTCTAGACAAGCTTGTATGTACGGGAGCATGGAAACAGAGTCCGGGTCTGGGGCAGGGGATTCTGAAGACCTAACCAATTCCTCCTCAATAAATTGTAACATGTGGGCAACGATGCAGCCGTACCCTCGCTACAGCGTGGAGGGCGTCCCGTACCAGCCCTTCACTGCTCACTTCACCAACACTGCCACGGTCACACCTGTGGTGCCACACCCTCCTTCATCCATGGCGTCACGGCCACCTGCTGACTTGGGGGCTTACGACTCAGCTGCAGTTCAGCGAGGTCTTCCCATCATCCCTCCCTCGTCTTCTTCATCCTGCTCTCCAGCCGTTCTGGGAACCAGAGATAGGTCAGACCATCCATCTCCTTACCACAAGAAGCCAGGGTCACCACTCCGGCCTCACAGGAACTTCCCAGCCTATCCCACACAAGGGACTCTTCCCATCCGGGATCCATCATATCAGTACCAAGTGGGCCTCAGCAACGCAGGTACTCATTGGACCGACAGCTAA
- the tbx4 gene encoding T-box transcription factor TBX4 isoform X1 → MLQEKVSAVTDDCVSRVLGGGDTDLLSDQTRLGLSTATAVPSSSEPDQNIENIKVVLHERELWKKFHETGTEMIITKAGRRMFPGYKVKVTGMNPKTKYILLIDIVPADDHRYKFCDNKWMVAGKAEPAMPGRLYVHPDSPATGAHWMRQLVSFQKLKLTNNHLDPFGHIILNSMHKYQPRLHIVKADENNAFGSKNTAYCTHVFHETAFISVTSYQNHKITQLKIENNPFAKGFRGSEEGDLRVSRLQGKEYPAISKNMVRQRLISSHSHLAGKLGAGVLTGHSQVLSSYQYETGAPLTNSDSQESISNHFPQSREPSLLYHCFKHRDNARHLELGCKRPYLETSSAVSEEHYFRTAPSYESPLLSHPYCTEAISSRQACMYGSMETESGSGAGDSEDLTNSSSINCNMWATMQPYPRYSVEGVPYQPFTAHFTNTATVTPVVPHPPSSMASRPPADLGAYDSAAVQRGLPIIPPSSSSSCSPAVLGTRDRSDHPSPYHKKPGSPLRPHRNFPAYPTQGTLPIRDPSYQYQVGLSNAGTHWTDS, encoded by the exons ATGCTTCAGGAGAAGGTTTCTGCCGTGACGGATGACTGTGTGAGCCGGGTCCTGGGCGGGGGGGACACGGATCTCCTTTCAGACCAGACGCGACTGGGCCTGTCCACGGCCACCGCCGTCCCCAGCTCCAGCGAGCCCGACCAG AACATTGAGAACATTAAGGTGGTTCTTCATGAGAGGGAGCTGTGGAAGAAGTTCCATGAGACCGGCACGGAGATGATCATCACTAAAGCAGGCAG GAGGATGTTTCCTGGCTACAAGGTGAAGGTGACTGGCATGAACCCCAAAACCAAATACATCCTCCTCATTGACATCGTCCCAGCTGATGACCATCGCTATAAGTTCTGTGATAACAAGTG GATGGTGGCTGGGAAGGCTGAACCAGCAATGCCAGGCAGACTTTACGTCCACCCTGACTCCCCGGCCACAGGAGCCCATTGGATGAGGCAGCTGGTGTCCTTCCAGAAGCTCAAACTAACCAACAACCATCTGGACCCTTTTGGGCAC ATCATCTTGAACTCTATGCACAAATACCAGCCCAGACTCCACATCGTcaaagcagatgaaaacaacgCCTTTGGATCCAAGAACACCGCCTACTGCACTCATGTCTTTCACGAGACGGCCTTCATCTCGGTGACCTCCTATCAGAACCATAAG ATCACTCAGCTGAAGATAGAAAACAACCCATTTGCCAAAGGATTCCGAGGTAGTGAAGAAGGAGACCTCCGTGTTTCAAGACTACAGGG AAAAGAATATCCTGCAATCTCAAAGAATATGGTTCGACAGAGGCTCATCTCCTCGCATAGTCATCTGGCCGGGAAGCTTGGTGCAGGCGTTCTCACAGGGCACTCTCAAGTCCTGTCGTCATATCAGTACGAGACCGGGGCTCCTTTGACTAACTCCGACTCCCAAGAGTCTATCTCCAACCACTTCCCCCAGAGCAGAGAGCCCAGCCTCCTGTACCACTGCTTCAAACACCGAG ATAACGCCCGACACCTTGAGCTGGGATGTAAGCGGCCATACCTGGAGACGTCTTCTGCGGTGTCAGAGGAGCATTACTTTCGTACAGCTCCCTCTTATGAGTCGCCTCTACTGTCCCATCCTTACTGCACAGAGGCCATCAGCTCTAGACAAGCTTGTATGTACGGGAGCATGGAAACAGAGTCCGGGTCTGGGGCAGGGGATTCTGAAGACCTAACCAATTCCTCCTCAATAAATTGTAACATGTGGGCAACGATGCAGCCGTACCCTCGCTACAGCGTGGAGGGCGTCCCGTACCAGCCCTTCACTGCTCACTTCACCAACACTGCCACGGTCACACCTGTGGTGCCACACCCTCCTTCATCCATGGCGTCACGGCCACCTGCTGACTTGGGGGCTTACGACTCAGCTGCAGTTCAGCGAGGTCTTCCCATCATCCCTCCCTCGTCTTCTTCATCCTGCTCTCCAGCCGTTCTGGGAACCAGAGATAGGTCAGACCATCCATCTCCTTACCACAAGAAGCCAGGGTCACCACTCCGGCCTCACAGGAACTTCCCAGCCTATCCCACACAAGGGACTCTTCCCATCCGGGATCCATCATATCAGTACCAAGTGGGCCTCAGCAACGCAGGTACTCATTGGACCGACAGCTAA